One stretch of Arachis duranensis cultivar V14167 chromosome 1, aradu.V14167.gnm2.J7QH, whole genome shotgun sequence DNA includes these proteins:
- the LOC107479614 gene encoding protein IRX15-LIKE — protein sequence MKNTNNNNNNTKLILLHPYIQKQGSSNRLWLLAFISIFTLAFLVTLIYTRETYSITATTSHVITSSTPISTINVPLPSTVINTLLHYASKSNDTYHMQYSDLKSISDVLRKCSSPCNFLIFGLTGETLLWKALNHNGRTVFIDENRYYAAYIEEKHPELDVFDVQYTTKRSEMKELIASAKEQASNECKPVQNLLFSDCKLGLNDLPNHVYEVDWDVILVDGPRGDWPDAPGRMSAIFTASVLARSKKGGNPKTHVFLHDYFGEVERVCGDEFLCKENLVEATETLGHFVLEKMDERSFHYCKNDNSSSSPSTSS from the coding sequence ATGAAGaacacaaacaacaacaacaacaacacaaaACTCATCCTCCTCCACCCTTACATCCAGAAACAAGGAAGCTCCAATCGTCTATGGCTCCTCGCTTTCATTTCAATCTTCACACTCGCTTTTCTCGTAACACTAATCTACACAAGAGAAACATATTCAATCACTGCCACAACCTCACACGTCATAACATCTTCAACACCAATTAGCACAATCAATGTTCCTCTTCCTTCCACAGTCATCAACACTCTTCTCCACTACGCTTCCAAATCCAACGACACATACCACATGCAGTATTCAGATCTCAAATCAATCTCCGATGTCCTCCGAAAGTGTTCTTCACCATGCAACTTCCTCATTTTTGGCCTCACTGGTGAGACTCTGCTCTGGAAAGCCCTCAATCATAACGGAAGAACGGTTTTCATCGACGAGAATCGCTACTACGCTGCGTATATCGAAGAGAAGCACCCAGAGCTCGACGTTTTCGACGTGCAATACACGACGAAGCGAAGTGAGATGAAGGAGCTTATAGCTTCGGCTAAAGAGCAGGCTTCCAATGAGTGCAAGCCGGTGCAGAATCTTTTGTTCTCTGATTGCAAGCTTGGCCTTAATGACCTTCCAAACCATGTTTACGAGGTTGATTGGGATGTTATCTTGGTGGACGGTCCCCGTGGGGACTGGCCTGATGCTCCTGGCCGGATGTCAGCGATTTTCACCGCTAGCGTCCTGGCCAGGAGCAAGAAGGGCGGGAACCCAAAGACTCATGTCTTCTTGCATGACTATTTTGGGGAAGTTGAAAGGGTTTGTGGTGATGAGTTTCTTTGCAAGGAGAATTTGGTTGAGGCAACCGAGACTTTGGGACATTTTGTGTTGGAAAAGATGGATGAGAGGAGTTTCCACTATTGCAAGAATGATAATAGCTCAtcgtctccttctacttcttcGTAA